The following proteins come from a genomic window of Geminicoccaceae bacterium SCSIO 64248:
- a CDS encoding phospholipid methyltransferase, whose amino-acid sequence MTPSSTTTKENELFFRHWLRKPKEMGSITPSSPFLARAIADVVAARTRPTLVELGGGTGPITQGLLRAGVPSEKLVVIELEPHLHAYMQRRFPNLRVILGDATRLTDILAEHGIDDVGAVVSGIPMVNMPPEFQRAIVSQAFNVLPDDGFLVQYSYSPVPPIKHKALGLEAKRMKYVLRNIPPAAVWRFSRGAEFVPLTVEKAKADAQATAA is encoded by the coding sequence ATGACGCCAAGCAGCACCACAACCAAGGAAAATGAGCTCTTCTTCCGTCATTGGCTGCGCAAGCCGAAGGAAATGGGCTCGATAACGCCGTCGTCGCCCTTCCTGGCACGTGCTATCGCCGACGTGGTCGCCGCACGCACGCGGCCGACGCTGGTCGAGCTGGGCGGCGGAACGGGCCCGATCACCCAGGGGCTGCTTCGCGCTGGCGTGCCGTCGGAAAAGCTCGTCGTCATCGAGCTGGAGCCGCATCTTCACGCCTACATGCAAAGGCGCTTCCCGAACCTGCGGGTCATCCTGGGCGACGCGACGCGCCTGACCGACATCCTGGCCGAGCATGGCATCGATGACGTCGGCGCGGTGGTGTCCGGCATCCCGATGGTGAACATGCCGCCGGAGTTCCAGCGCGCCATCGTCAGCCAGGCCTTCAACGTCCTGCCCGACGACGGCTTCCTCGTGCAGTACTCCTATTCCCCGGTGCCGCCGATCAAGCACAAGGCGCTCGGCCTCGAGGCGAAGCGGATGAAGTACGTGCTGCGCAACATCCCGCCCGCCGCGGTCTGGCGCTTCTCGCGCGGCGCCGAGTTCGTGCCCCTGACGGTCGAGAAGGCGAAGGCGGACGCGCAGGCGACCGCTGCCTGA
- the ggt gene encoding gamma-glutamyltransferase, with translation MHPVAARWPLVACLLCLSLAAAAQTPPAEPPPPEAATGLIAKQSVAAASAMVASAHPDATAAGLRVLEQGGNAIDAMVAVQAMLGLVEPQSSGLGGGAFLVFWDARAQRLTTYDGRETAPASATPQYFLQPDGTPKDFMAAVQGGRSVGVPGAVKLLQTAHMHYGASYWADLFLPAIEKAEQGFAVSPRLAGLLADSTAQGLDAYPEAKAYFYDEAGQPRPSGFVLKNPAYADTLRTIAAEGGDAFYRAPIAQAIVDAVRSTPDNPGELTLEDFAAYEVKERAPVCSGYRAYQVCGMGPPSSGGIAVGQILGLLDHFDMGSLGPDSVDAWHLFIEASKLAYADRAQYVADADFVSVPVQGLLDPAYLTARAQLIDRDRAMPEAKAGNPPWRDGALYAPQKQEEQPGTSHFVIVDRDGNAVSMTTTIESGFGSRLMTGGFLLNNELTDFSFVPEENGRPVANRVEGGKRPRSSMAPTIVMQDNAPHLLIGSPGGSRIIPYVAGATVGVLDWDMDLQDALDMGHVVNRNGPTELEEGTPTAALEAALAARGQEVRLAEQNSGLHAILIGSGQLTGAADSRREGTAAGN, from the coding sequence ATGCATCCCGTAGCGGCACGATGGCCACTCGTCGCTTGTCTCCTGTGCCTGTCGCTCGCCGCGGCCGCGCAGACGCCGCCGGCCGAGCCGCCGCCGCCCGAGGCGGCGACCGGGCTGATCGCCAAGCAGTCGGTGGCCGCGGCCTCGGCCATGGTCGCCTCCGCCCATCCCGACGCGACGGCGGCGGGCTTGCGGGTTCTGGAGCAGGGCGGCAACGCGATCGACGCCATGGTCGCGGTGCAGGCCATGCTGGGCCTCGTCGAGCCGCAGTCCTCAGGCCTGGGCGGCGGCGCCTTCCTGGTCTTCTGGGATGCCCGCGCCCAAAGGCTGACGACGTATGACGGCCGCGAGACGGCGCCCGCCAGCGCCACGCCGCAATACTTCCTGCAGCCGGACGGGACGCCGAAGGACTTCATGGCGGCGGTGCAGGGCGGCCGGTCGGTCGGCGTACCTGGCGCGGTCAAGCTGCTGCAGACCGCGCACATGCACTACGGCGCCAGCTACTGGGCCGACCTGTTCCTGCCCGCGATCGAGAAGGCGGAGCAGGGCTTCGCGGTCAGCCCGCGCCTGGCCGGCCTGCTCGCGGATTCGACCGCGCAGGGCCTGGACGCCTACCCGGAGGCCAAGGCCTATTTCTACGACGAGGCGGGCCAGCCCCGGCCGTCCGGCTTCGTTCTGAAGAATCCGGCCTATGCCGACACGCTGCGCACCATCGCCGCCGAGGGCGGCGACGCCTTCTACCGGGCGCCGATCGCGCAGGCCATCGTCGACGCGGTGCGCAGCACGCCGGACAATCCGGGCGAACTGACCCTCGAGGACTTCGCCGCCTACGAGGTCAAGGAGCGGGCGCCGGTCTGCTCGGGCTATCGCGCGTACCAAGTGTGCGGCATGGGCCCGCCCAGCTCCGGCGGCATCGCGGTCGGCCAGATCCTGGGCCTGCTCGACCATTTCGACATGGGCAGCCTGGGTCCCGACAGCGTCGATGCGTGGCACCTGTTCATCGAGGCCTCCAAGCTCGCCTACGCCGACCGGGCGCAATACGTCGCCGACGCCGATTTCGTCAGCGTGCCCGTGCAGGGATTGCTCGATCCGGCCTATTTGACGGCGCGCGCGCAGCTGATCGATCGCGACCGCGCCATGCCGGAGGCCAAGGCCGGCAATCCGCCCTGGCGCGACGGGGCGCTCTACGCGCCGCAAAAGCAGGAGGAGCAGCCCGGCACCAGCCATTTCGTCATCGTCGACCGGGACGGCAATGCGGTCTCGATGACCACGACGATCGAGAGCGGCTTCGGCTCGCGCCTGATGACCGGCGGCTTCCTGCTCAACAACGAACTCACCGACTTCTCCTTCGTGCCCGAGGAGAACGGCCGGCCGGTCGCGAACCGGGTCGAGGGCGGCAAGCGGCCGCGCAGCTCGATGGCGCCGACCATCGTGATGCAGGACAACGCGCCGCATCTGCTGATCGGATCGCCCGGCGGCAGCCGGATCATCCCCTATGTCGCCGGGGCCACGGTCGGCGTGCTCGACTGGGACATGGACCTGCAGGACGCACTCGACATGGGCCATGTCGTCAACCGCAACGGCCCGACCGAGCTGGAGGAAGGCACGCCGACGGCTGCGCTCGAAGCCGCCCTCGCAGCCCGCGGCCAGGAGGTGCGGCTCGCCGAGCAGAACAGCGGCTTGCACGCGATCTTGATCGGTTCTGGTCAACTCACGGGTGCGGCCGACAGCCGACGGGAAGGAACCGCCGCCGGCAATTGA
- a CDS encoding nitrilase-related carbon-nitrogen hydrolase: MHEPITPSWGVAAHLVIRACVDQSADFVLALHAHVRSTCTRTLALTDDGGRHRFYGRRVGQPCSGPAMTTRFATMLIQFGPAMDDLSANVRAIRSARRDAAAAGVDLVVSPQLGLAGHPPADMAFDPTFLERVRALVQSFAAETGDGGPAMLLGVPWQDGADLHDAAVLLGRGGVIGWRARHVVPDRERSVFAPGPMPGPMALPLPDGSAIRLGVMIGEDMGGPDVAEALAETGAEILVCLDASPFTRDMHDLRLGEAVARVTETGLPFVMVNAAGGQNETVAYGMSFVLGADRRLAMLAPAFESTQAVTVWQRDDDRGWLCAQGVRTPPLPEPEAVYRALMLGLRDHAERDGFPAVIAPMTGDVASATCAAIAVDALGGERVRGVLALADDLPAEAADRARRCASSLGIRLDEVALTPGVAALGKTLAPLLGNPIGGRAQTRLHAGAIDALVAAMADATGGLRLATGTKSDRLLGRGTTTGDFAPVRDLYASEVTALAEWRNGHRPRRAAGPEGVVVPLPAALEPDADIDVLLESLVARGRTPDELVAEGHTSEAIARILDLIARAEAARRPAIPGIVLSAKPFESGRRHPISHAWRRHSRDV; encoded by the coding sequence ATGCATGAGCCGATCACTCCGTCCTGGGGCGTTGCCGCGCATCTTGTCATAAGGGCGTGCGTCGACCAATCGGCGGATTTCGTTTTAGCGCTACATGCGCACGTCCGATCAACCTGTACGCGCACGCTGGCCTTGACCGATGACGGCGGGCGCCATCGCTTCTATGGCAGGAGGGTCGGCCAACCCTGTTCAGGTCCTGCAATGACGACGCGCTTCGCGACGATGCTTATCCAGTTCGGTCCGGCCATGGACGACCTGTCCGCCAACGTCCGTGCGATCCGGTCCGCGCGGCGCGACGCCGCCGCTGCTGGCGTCGACCTCGTCGTCTCGCCGCAGCTTGGCCTGGCCGGCCATCCGCCCGCGGACATGGCGTTCGACCCCACTTTTCTCGAACGGGTCCGGGCGCTGGTTCAATCCTTCGCGGCCGAGACCGGCGACGGCGGGCCGGCCATGCTTCTCGGCGTCCCCTGGCAGGACGGCGCCGATCTCCACGACGCCGCCGTGCTCCTGGGCCGGGGAGGTGTCATTGGATGGCGCGCCAGGCACGTCGTGCCGGACCGCGAGCGGTCCGTGTTCGCGCCGGGCCCGATGCCCGGTCCCATGGCCCTGCCCTTGCCGGACGGCTCGGCCATCCGTCTCGGCGTCATGATCGGCGAGGACATGGGCGGGCCGGACGTCGCCGAAGCGCTGGCCGAGACCGGGGCCGAGATCCTCGTTTGCCTCGACGCCTCGCCGTTCACGCGCGACATGCACGACCTCAGGCTGGGCGAGGCGGTCGCCCGCGTCACCGAGACGGGCCTGCCGTTCGTCATGGTCAACGCGGCCGGCGGCCAGAATGAGACGGTCGCGTACGGCATGAGCTTCGTGCTCGGCGCGGACCGCCGCTTGGCTATGCTCGCGCCCGCCTTCGAATCGACGCAGGCCGTAACGGTCTGGCAACGCGACGACGACCGGGGCTGGCTGTGCGCCCAAGGCGTGCGGACGCCGCCCCTGCCGGAACCGGAGGCCGTCTATCGGGCCCTGATGCTGGGTTTGCGCGACCATGCCGAACGCGACGGTTTCCCGGCCGTGATCGCGCCAATGACCGGCGACGTCGCGTCGGCCACGTGCGCCGCCATCGCGGTCGACGCGTTGGGCGGCGAGCGGGTGCGCGGCGTCCTGGCGCTGGCGGACGACCTGCCAGCCGAAGCGGCCGACCGCGCGCGCCGGTGCGCCTCAAGCCTCGGCATCCGTCTCGACGAGGTCGCCCTGACGCCCGGAGTCGCGGCGCTCGGGAAGACGCTCGCGCCGTTGCTTGGCAATCCCATCGGCGGGCGGGCACAGACGCGCCTGCATGCCGGCGCGATCGACGCCTTGGTGGCGGCCATGGCGGACGCGACGGGCGGCCTGCGCCTCGCCACCGGCACGAAGTCCGATCGTCTGCTCGGCCGCGGGACAACGACCGGCGACTTCGCCCCCGTCAGGGACCTCTATGCCTCCGAGGTGACCGCTCTTGCCGAATGGCGCAACGGCCATCGGCCCCGGCGTGCGGCCGGCCCCGAAGGCGTCGTTGTCCCGCTGCCTGCCGCCTTGGAACCGGACGCCGACATCGACGTGTTACTGGAAAGCCTGGTCGCGCGCGGGCGGACGCCGGACGAGCTCGTCGCCGAGGGGCATACGAGCGAGGCAATCGCCCGCATCCTCGACCTCATCGCCCGAGCCGAAGCCGCGCGCCGCCCTGCGATACCGGGCATCGTCCTGAGCGCGAAGCCGTTCGAGAGCGGCCGGCGCCACCCGATCAGCCACGCCTGGCGCCGGCACAGTCGCGACGTGTGA
- the gltX gene encoding glutamate--tRNA ligase, with product MTVITRFAPSPTGRLHVGNVRTALLNWLVARQAGGRFVLRIDDTDRERSRPEHVVAIEDDLSWLGLAWDDRAVQSERGPIYEAAFDRLREAGLAYPCYETADELAAMRARQRASGKPPVYDRSALALSELDRGKLKHEGRVPYWRFRLPDAPIAWHDAVQGEKRIPTGAVSDPVIRREDASVTYLFASAVDDAAMAVTDVVRGEDHVTNTAAQIAIIRALGKPVPRFAHLPLLLDDQGAGLSKRLGSAGVAAFRERGIEPGALLGVLATLGTGKAPPAVAAPEGLLDGFDLASFGRAPVRFDPDEVRHLNERLVHGLPYEAVRQRVGVDEAFWGDIRANLERPEEAAAWWRLCTEPLEPAIGPDDRAFLDQAADLLPETDPVAPAYDDWIAALKTASNRKGKALFMPLRLALTAREHGPPLPVLLTHMPRSRVLGRLLGRVA from the coding sequence ATGACCGTGATCACCCGCTTCGCGCCTTCGCCGACCGGCCGGCTCCATGTCGGCAATGTCCGCACGGCCCTGCTCAACTGGCTGGTCGCGCGTCAGGCAGGCGGCCGCTTCGTCCTGCGCATCGACGACACCGACCGCGAGCGCTCGCGGCCCGAGCATGTCGTCGCGATCGAGGACGACCTGTCCTGGCTCGGACTGGCCTGGGACGACAGGGCGGTCCAGTCCGAACGCGGTCCCATCTACGAAGCAGCCTTCGACCGCTTGCGGGAGGCCGGCCTCGCCTATCCTTGTTACGAGACGGCGGACGAACTCGCCGCCATGCGCGCGCGTCAGCGCGCTTCCGGCAAGCCGCCGGTCTACGACCGCTCCGCCTTGGCTTTAAGCGAGCTCGATCGGGGCAAGCTCAAGCATGAAGGCCGCGTCCCCTATTGGCGTTTCCGTCTGCCCGACGCGCCGATCGCCTGGCATGATGCCGTCCAGGGGGAGAAGCGCATCCCGACCGGCGCCGTGTCCGACCCGGTCATCCGCCGCGAGGACGCAAGCGTCACCTATCTGTTCGCGAGCGCGGTGGACGACGCCGCCATGGCCGTCACCGACGTCGTGCGCGGCGAGGATCACGTCACCAACACGGCGGCGCAGATCGCGATCATCAGAGCGCTCGGCAAGCCCGTGCCCCGTTTCGCCCATCTGCCGCTCCTGCTCGACGACCAGGGTGCGGGCCTGTCCAAGCGGCTGGGCAGCGCCGGCGTCGCCGCGTTCCGCGAGCGGGGCATCGAGCCGGGCGCCCTCCTGGGCGTGCTGGCGACGCTCGGCACCGGCAAGGCGCCGCCGGCCGTAGCCGCCCCCGAGGGTCTGCTCGACGGCTTCGACCTGGCGAGCTTCGGCCGCGCCCCGGTGCGCTTCGATCCGGACGAGGTGCGTCATCTCAACGAACGGCTGGTCCATGGCCTGCCCTACGAGGCGGTGCGGCAACGGGTCGGCGTGGACGAGGCGTTCTGGGGCGACATCCGGGCCAATCTCGAACGGCCGGAGGAAGCGGCGGCGTGGTGGCGGCTCTGCACCGAACCGCTCGAGCCGGCCATCGGCCCGGACGACCGCGCCTTCCTCGACCAAGCGGCCGACCTCCTGCCCGAAACCGATCCGGTCGCGCCCGCCTATGACGACTGGATAGCGGCGCTCAAGACCGCCTCCAATCGCAAGGGCAAGGCCTTGTTCATGCCGCTGCGCCTGGCGCTGACGGCACGCGAGCATGGACCGCCTTTGCCGGTTCTGCTAACGCACATGCCGCGCTCGCGCGTCCTCGGGCGGCTGCTCGGGCGTGTGGCCTGA
- the cysS gene encoding cysteine--tRNA ligase gives MTLALYNTMAREKQAFTPGRADHVGMYVCGPTVYDRIHIGNARPLIVFDVLYRLLKRLYPRVVYVRNITDIDDKIIDRAREAGEGIDALTARTIESFIADTKALGVLAPDVEPRATAHVAEMVRMIETLIERGHAYEAEGHVLFNVPSMPDYGALSRRDRDEQIAGSRVEVAAYKKDPADFVLWKPSTDEQPGWDSPWGRGRPGWHIECSAMAERYLGIPFDIHGGGLDLVFPHHENEIAQSRCAHDAPDMARVWMHNGFVSVGGEKMAKSLGNFVTVEDALKTAPGEAIRLWTLGTYYRQPLDYTEEGLRGAKATLDRFYSALEKLSDVEPTGRDTLPDEVREGLSDDLNTARAIAALHGLAGQAFKATDAAERAEIKGKILAAGDVLGLLQQTPEAWFRGAVGQEDGLDDAAIEAKLDERIQARKAKDFARADAIRDELTAAGIVLMDNPGGTEWRRK, from the coding sequence GTGACGCTCGCTCTCTACAACACGATGGCTCGCGAGAAGCAGGCGTTCACGCCCGGACGCGCCGATCATGTCGGCATGTATGTCTGCGGCCCGACGGTCTACGACCGCATCCATATCGGCAACGCCCGGCCGCTCATCGTCTTCGACGTGCTCTACCGCCTGCTCAAGCGGCTCTACCCGCGCGTCGTCTACGTGCGCAACATCACCGACATCGACGACAAGATCATCGACCGCGCCCGCGAGGCCGGCGAGGGCATCGACGCGCTCACCGCGCGCACGATCGAGAGCTTCATCGCCGACACCAAGGCCCTGGGCGTTCTGGCGCCGGACGTCGAGCCGCGCGCGACCGCCCATGTCGCCGAGATGGTGCGCATGATCGAGACGCTGATCGAGCGCGGCCATGCCTACGAGGCCGAGGGCCACGTCCTGTTCAACGTGCCCTCGATGCCGGACTACGGCGCCCTGTCCCGGCGCGACCGCGACGAGCAGATCGCGGGCAGCCGGGTCGAGGTCGCGGCCTACAAGAAGGACCCCGCCGACTTCGTGCTCTGGAAGCCGTCCACCGACGAGCAACCGGGCTGGGACAGCCCCTGGGGTCGCGGCCGGCCGGGCTGGCACATCGAGTGCTCGGCCATGGCCGAGCGCTATCTCGGCATCCCCTTCGACATCCACGGCGGCGGGCTCGACCTCGTCTTTCCCCACCACGAGAACGAGATCGCGCAGAGCCGCTGCGCCCACGACGCGCCTGATATGGCGCGCGTCTGGATGCACAACGGCTTCGTGTCGGTCGGCGGCGAGAAGATGGCGAAAAGCCTGGGCAATTTCGTCACCGTCGAGGACGCGCTCAAGACAGCGCCCGGCGAGGCGATCCGGCTCTGGACGCTCGGGACCTATTACCGCCAGCCCTTGGACTACACCGAGGAAGGCCTGCGCGGGGCGAAGGCGACGCTGGACCGTTTCTACAGCGCGCTGGAAAAGCTGAGCGACGTCGAGCCGACGGGCCGGGACACCTTGCCGGACGAGGTGAGGGAAGGTCTCAGCGACGACCTCAACACGGCGCGCGCGATCGCCGCGCTGCATGGCCTGGCCGGCCAGGCCTTCAAGGCGACCGATGCCGCCGAGCGCGCCGAGATCAAGGGGAAGATCCTCGCTGCCGGCGACGTGCTCGGCCTGCTGCAGCAGACGCCCGAGGCATGGTTCCGGGGCGCGGTCGGCCAGGAGGACGGGCTGGACGACGCCGCGATCGAGGCGAAGCTGGACGAGCGCATCCAGGCCCGCAAAGCCAAGGATTTCGCCCGTGCCGACGCGATCCGCGACGAGTTGACCGCCGCCGGAATCGTCCTGATGGACAATCCCGGCGGCACGGAATGGCGGCGGAAGTAA
- a CDS encoding fumarylacetoacetate hydrolase family protein — protein MKLLRYGPAGQEKPGLLDADGAIRDLSGVVPDIAGDALTQGGLAKLGAVDPASLPVVDGDPRLGPCVGSIGKFICIGLNFADHAAESGLTVPPEPVMFMKPTSAVVGPNDEVRIPRGSKKTDWEVELGVVIGKPAKYVTEAEALDYVAGYCVINDVSEREFQIERHGTWDKGKCCDTFGPTGPWLVTKDEIPDPQNLAMWLEVDGKRYQDGSSKTMVYGCAFLVSYLSQFMTLYPGDVISTGTPPGVGMGCKPPVFLKGGEVMSLGIEGLGTQTQKVGRDD, from the coding sequence ATGAAGCTGCTGCGCTACGGACCCGCCGGCCAGGAGAAGCCCGGCCTGCTCGATGCGGACGGTGCGATCCGCGACCTGTCCGGCGTCGTGCCCGACATCGCGGGCGACGCGCTCACCCAGGGCGGGCTCGCCAAGCTGGGTGCGGTCGATCCGGCGTCGCTGCCGGTCGTGGACGGCGATCCGCGCCTGGGGCCGTGCGTCGGCAGCATCGGCAAGTTCATCTGCATCGGCCTCAACTTCGCCGACCACGCCGCCGAGAGCGGGCTGACCGTGCCGCCCGAGCCCGTCATGTTCATGAAGCCGACCTCGGCGGTCGTGGGCCCGAACGACGAGGTCCGCATCCCGCGCGGCTCGAAGAAGACCGACTGGGAGGTGGAACTGGGCGTCGTGATCGGCAAGCCCGCCAAGTACGTCACGGAGGCCGAGGCGCTCGACTACGTCGCCGGCTATTGCGTGATCAACGACGTGTCGGAGCGCGAATTCCAGATCGAGCGCCACGGCACCTGGGACAAGGGCAAGTGCTGCGACACGTTCGGGCCGACCGGCCCCTGGCTGGTGACCAAGGACGAGATCCCCGATCCGCAGAACCTCGCCATGTGGCTGGAGGTGGACGGCAAGCGCTACCAGGACGGCTCGTCCAAGACGATGGTCTACGGCTGCGCCTTCCTGGTCTCCTACCTCTCGCAGTTCATGACCCTCTATCCCGGCGACGTCATCTCGACCGGCACGCCTCCGGGCGTCGGCATGGGCTGCAAGCCGCCGGTCTTCCTCAAGGGCGGCGAGGTCATGAGCCTGGGCATCGAGGGCCTGGGCACGCAGACCCAGAAGGTCGGCCGCGACGACTGA
- a CDS encoding SDR family oxidoreductase, with protein sequence MSGKPGGDLTGKVALVTAAGQGIGKASALAFASAGAEVYATDINADLLAQMEGLPGIATRRLDVLDSGAVEALVAEVGRVDVLFNCAGVVHNGTILESTDAELDFAWDLNVKAQIRAIKAVLPGMVERGDGAIINMASVASSVKSVANRFVYSATKAGVIGLTKSVSADFVGLGIRCNAICPGTVESPSLQDRLRAMGDFEEARAAFAARQPIGRIGQPEEIAALALHLATATYTAGQIHVIDGGWTA encoded by the coding sequence ATGAGCGGCAAGCCGGGTGGTGATCTCACAGGCAAGGTGGCCCTGGTGACGGCGGCGGGGCAGGGCATCGGCAAGGCGAGCGCGCTGGCGTTCGCGTCGGCCGGCGCCGAGGTCTACGCCACCGACATCAACGCGGACCTGCTGGCGCAGATGGAGGGCCTGCCCGGCATCGCGACACGGCGGCTGGACGTGCTGGACAGCGGGGCGGTCGAGGCCCTGGTCGCGGAGGTCGGCCGGGTCGACGTGCTCTTCAATTGCGCTGGCGTCGTGCACAACGGCACCATCCTGGAATCGACCGACGCCGAGCTGGACTTCGCCTGGGACCTCAACGTCAAGGCGCAGATCCGGGCGATCAAGGCGGTCCTGCCCGGCATGGTCGAGCGCGGCGACGGCGCCATCATCAACATGGCCTCGGTCGCCTCGTCGGTGAAGAGCGTCGCCAACCGCTTCGTCTACAGCGCGACCAAGGCGGGCGTGATCGGCCTGACCAAGTCGGTCTCGGCCGACTTCGTCGGCCTGGGCATACGCTGCAACGCGATCTGCCCCGGCACGGTCGAGAGCCCCTCGCTCCAGGACCGGCTGCGCGCCATGGGCGATTTCGAGGAGGCGCGTGCGGCCTTTGCCGCGCGCCAGCCGATCGGTAGGATCGGCCAGCCCGAGGAGATCGCGGCGCTGGCGCTCCATCTCGCCACCGCCACCTACACCGCCGGGCAGATCCACGTGATCGACGGCGGCTGGACCGCCTGA